The following coding sequences lie in one Hydrogenophaga sp. PBL-H3 genomic window:
- a CDS encoding GNAT family N-acetyltransferase, translating into MSPTPQTWRCLPFDALHARTLYALLQLRTEVFVMEQHCVFQDMDGADAQCFHLLGEGARGLEAYARLVPAGLKFNEASIGRVVTLPAARGGGLGHVLMREAVRALHGLWGMQPIRIGAQAHLQPFYRQHGFEPSGPMYIEDGIDHIEMLRPA; encoded by the coding sequence TTGAGCCCCACCCCCCAGACCTGGCGCTGCCTGCCGTTTGATGCCCTGCATGCCCGCACGCTCTATGCCCTGCTGCAATTGCGCACCGAAGTGTTCGTGATGGAGCAGCACTGCGTGTTCCAGGACATGGACGGGGCCGACGCGCAGTGCTTTCACCTGTTGGGCGAAGGAGCCCGGGGGCTCGAAGCCTATGCCCGCCTGGTGCCGGCAGGCTTGAAGTTCAACGAAGCCAGCATTGGCCGCGTGGTCACGCTGCCGGCGGCGCGCGGTGGCGGCCTGGGCCATGTGCTCATGCGCGAGGCAGTGCGGGCGCTGCACGGCCTGTGGGGGATGCAGCCCATCCGCATCGGCGCGCAGGCGCACCTGCAACCCTTCTACCGACAGCATGGTTTTGAGCCGTCGGGCCCGATGTACATCGAGGACGGCATCGACCACATCGAAATGCTGCGCCCCGCCTGA
- a CDS encoding glutathione S-transferase family protein translates to MPDLILHHYPTSPFSEKVRLILGHKKLSWQSVNIPRIMPKPDVITLTGGYRRTPFLQIGADIYCDTALICDVLEHHQPEPTLYPEHLKGMARVLSQWADSTLFWAAMGYSLSPKGAAALFAGQPPEAAQAFAADRGAMRGGMTSLRPGDASSAYKSYLRRLSTMVEMHPFLLGDAPCVADFAAYHPLWFSRVVNPAMAGILDATPHVIEWMDRMAAIGHGHLSKLTSTDAIAIAAAAQPAPHTDDTFQDDHGIALGSRVTISAETFGQEPTEGILRAATRTRYTLERTDDRAGLLHVHFPRIGFVLREVRA, encoded by the coding sequence ATGCCCGACCTCATCCTGCACCACTACCCCACGTCGCCGTTTTCGGAAAAGGTGCGCCTGATCCTGGGCCACAAGAAGCTCAGCTGGCAGAGTGTGAATATCCCGCGCATCATGCCCAAGCCCGACGTGATCACCCTCACCGGCGGCTACCGCCGCACGCCGTTCCTGCAGATCGGCGCCGATATCTATTGCGACACCGCGCTCATCTGCGACGTGCTCGAACACCACCAGCCCGAGCCCACGCTCTACCCCGAACACCTCAAAGGCATGGCGCGCGTTTTGTCCCAGTGGGCCGACAGCACGCTGTTCTGGGCCGCCATGGGCTACAGCCTCAGCCCCAAAGGCGCGGCGGCGCTGTTTGCCGGCCAGCCGCCCGAAGCCGCACAGGCCTTCGCGGCCGACCGCGGTGCCATGCGTGGCGGCATGACCAGCCTGCGCCCGGGCGACGCAAGCTCCGCCTACAAGAGCTACCTGCGCCGCCTTTCGACCATGGTGGAAATGCACCCCTTCCTGCTGGGTGATGCACCCTGCGTGGCCGACTTCGCGGCCTACCACCCACTGTGGTTCAGCCGCGTGGTCAACCCCGCCATGGCCGGCATCCTGGACGCAACGCCGCACGTCATTGAATGGATGGACCGCATGGCCGCCATCGGCCACGGCCACTTGAGCAAACTCACGTCCACCGATGCCATCGCCATCGCCGCTGCCGCCCAGCCCGCGCCCCACACCGACGACACCTTCCAGGACGACCACGGCATCGCGCTGGGCAGCCGCGTGACCATCAGCGCCGAGACGTTTGGGCAAGAGCCCACCGAGGGCATCTTGCGCGCGGCCACCCGAACCCGCTACACGCTGGAGCGCACCGATGATCGCGCCGGGCTGCTGCACGTGCATTTCCCACGCATTGGTTTTGTGCTGAGGGAAGTGCGCGCTTGA
- a CDS encoding ATP-binding protein, translating into MLDTTRIPVSTLLKSEPTDTLVDVSDIAGLPASFLSDLALRHLGRKGELKLFALAQALGLPVPLVDGLLHQMRSLALVEVPRRGTLDGDISYVLTDAGHRLARLAFEKCHYVGPAPVPLNDYIAQVKEQGQHLAPVRAERLQQVLGDMVVDPALLPTLGSALNSGKAIYLFGDSGTGKTYLAEHLVRTLEGHIWVPHAVYVDGEVITVFDPIVHKRVTLAPVPDRALVRDLSSDGRWVRTERPVVIAGGELTLDTLDLEFDASSRLHIAPPQMKANNGIFVVDDLGRQRVSPRDLMNRWIVPLDRHVDYLTLNTGTKFSVPFDVRVIFSSNLSPDELVDPAFARRLGYKLRIHALDAASYRTVVAQACLRSGVPEDLRAIDHLINTLHPCDDTPYYPCIPFDVISKIADLDRYLGEPARMTCERLDWAWNAYFGLEDRIPRTLVNNISGE; encoded by the coding sequence ATGCTGGACACTACCCGCATCCCGGTCTCCACGCTGCTGAAGTCGGAACCTACCGACACGCTCGTTGATGTCTCCGACATTGCGGGTCTGCCGGCTTCGTTTCTATCCGACCTGGCCTTGCGCCATCTCGGACGCAAGGGTGAGCTCAAGCTGTTCGCGCTGGCGCAGGCACTCGGTCTGCCGGTGCCGCTGGTGGACGGGCTGCTGCACCAAATGCGCAGCCTGGCGTTGGTGGAGGTGCCGCGCCGCGGCACGCTGGACGGCGACATCAGCTACGTGCTCACCGATGCCGGCCACCGCCTGGCGCGCCTGGCCTTCGAGAAATGCCATTACGTGGGCCCCGCACCGGTGCCGCTCAACGACTACATCGCCCAGGTGAAAGAGCAGGGCCAGCACCTTGCGCCGGTGCGGGCCGAAAGGCTGCAGCAGGTGCTGGGCGACATGGTGGTCGACCCAGCGCTGTTGCCCACGCTGGGCAGTGCGCTCAACTCGGGCAAGGCCATTTACCTGTTTGGCGACAGCGGCACCGGCAAGACCTACCTGGCCGAACACCTGGTGCGCACGCTGGAGGGCCACATCTGGGTGCCGCACGCGGTCTATGTGGACGGTGAGGTGATCACGGTGTTCGACCCCATCGTGCACAAGCGTGTGACGCTGGCGCCCGTGCCCGACCGCGCCCTGGTGCGCGACCTCTCCAGCGACGGTCGCTGGGTGCGCACCGAGCGCCCCGTGGTGATTGCTGGCGGTGAACTCACGCTGGACACGCTGGACCTCGAATTTGATGCCAGCAGCCGCCTGCACATTGCGCCGCCGCAGATGAAAGCCAACAACGGCATCTTCGTGGTGGACGACCTGGGACGCCAGCGCGTGAGCCCGCGCGACCTCATGAACCGCTGGATCGTGCCGCTGGACCGGCACGTGGACTACCTCACCCTGAACACCGGCACCAAATTCTCGGTGCCGTTCGATGTACGGGTGATCTTCTCGTCGAACCTCTCGCCTGACGAGCTGGTGGACCCCGCCTTTGCGCGCCGGCTGGGCTACAAGCTGCGCATCCACGCACTGGACGCCGCCAGCTACCGCACCGTGGTGGCCCAGGCCTGCCTGCGCAGCGGCGTGCCGGAAGACTTGCGCGCCATCGATCACCTCATCAACACATTGCACCCATGCGATGACACCCCGTACTACCCCTGCATCCCGTTCGACGTGATCAGCAAGATCGCCGACCTCGACCGCTACCTCGGCGAGCCTGCTCGCATG
- a CDS encoding isovaleryl-CoA dehydrogenase codes for MVTTHEVFNQPAPLVDTNLFSANRAMQAALAFNAPALDTAPLQALGAIVGSGEMQAHARLANVHTPQLKTHNRFGQRVDQVEFHPSYHALMKEAVAAGLHGTAFSAEQQATGHAHQLRAAGFMLFTELEPSILCPISMSYAVAPALKDNEAIYNEWAPGLTSRAYDPTLKVWRDKVGLTMGMGMTEKQGGSDVRANTTRAEPTGTDHWGQRFSVTGHKWFFSAPMCDAFLILAQTTNGLSCLFLPRVLPDGSMNQLFIQRLKDKLGNKANASSEVEFVGASAWLVGEEGRGIPQILAMGTMTRLDCALGTSGLMRQALSIALNHTAQRKAFGKMLIDQPLMKNVLADLALESEAATALALRLARSFDRPGDAHEQVMNRLLTPVAKFWICKRGSHFAQETMECLGGNGYVEEGGEGVMARIYREMPLNSIWEGAGNIMAIDLLRALRKADAAAALAHELAPARGMHPALDRLAAQLPIRVEEMATEMEARRLAQDVALAVQAALLAQTAPSAVFGAFCDSRIGGEWGHSFGSLGAGVDFDAILNRAMPH; via the coding sequence ATGGTGACCACGCACGAAGTGTTCAACCAGCCCGCGCCGCTGGTCGACACCAACCTGTTCAGCGCCAACCGGGCCATGCAGGCCGCGCTGGCGTTCAACGCGCCTGCACTGGACACGGCGCCGCTGCAGGCGCTGGGCGCCATTGTGGGCAGCGGCGAGATGCAGGCGCACGCGCGGCTGGCCAATGTGCACACGCCGCAGCTCAAGACGCACAACCGGTTTGGGCAGCGGGTGGACCAGGTGGAGTTTCATCCGAGTTATCACGCGTTGATGAAAGAAGCGGTGGCGGCCGGTCTGCACGGTACGGCCTTTTCCGCCGAGCAGCAGGCCACCGGGCATGCCCACCAGTTGCGTGCTGCCGGATTCATGCTGTTCACCGAGCTGGAGCCTTCCATCCTCTGCCCCATTTCCATGAGCTACGCCGTCGCCCCGGCGCTCAAGGACAACGAGGCCATCTACAACGAGTGGGCACCCGGCCTCACCAGCCGCGCCTACGACCCGACCCTCAAGGTCTGGCGCGACAAGGTCGGCCTGACCATGGGCATGGGCATGACCGAGAAGCAGGGCGGCTCCGACGTGCGCGCGAACACCACGCGCGCAGAGCCCACCGGCACAGACCACTGGGGCCAGCGTTTCAGCGTCACCGGCCACAAGTGGTTCTTCTCCGCGCCCATGTGCGACGCCTTCCTGATCCTGGCGCAGACCACCAATGGCCTGAGCTGCCTGTTCCTGCCGCGCGTGTTGCCCGACGGTTCGATGAACCAGCTCTTCATCCAGCGCCTGAAGGACAAGCTGGGCAACAAGGCCAACGCGAGCTCCGAGGTGGAGTTCGTGGGCGCCAGTGCCTGGCTGGTGGGCGAGGAGGGCCGGGGCATTCCGCAGATCCTGGCCATGGGCACCATGACGCGGCTCGATTGCGCTCTGGGCACCAGCGGCCTGATGCGCCAGGCGCTGAGCATTGCGCTCAACCACACGGCACAGCGCAAGGCGTTCGGCAAGATGCTGATCGACCAGCCGCTGATGAAAAACGTGCTGGCCGACCTGGCGCTGGAATCGGAGGCCGCGACCGCACTGGCACTGCGCCTGGCGCGCAGTTTCGACCGCCCCGGCGATGCCCACGAACAGGTGATGAACCGCCTGCTCACGCCGGTGGCCAAGTTCTGGATCTGCAAGCGCGGCAGCCACTTTGCACAGGAAACCATGGAGTGCCTGGGTGGCAACGGCTATGTGGAAGAGGGCGGCGAGGGCGTGATGGCGCGCATCTACCGCGAGATGCCGCTCAACAGCATCTGGGAGGGCGCGGGCAACATCATGGCCATCGACCTGCTGCGCGCCTTGCGCAAGGCCGACGCCGCCGCCGCACTGGCACACGAACTGGCCCCGGCACGCGGCATGCACCCGGCGCTGGACCGGCTCGCCGCGCAACTGCCGATCCGCGTGGAAGAAATGGCCACCGAGATGGAGGCGCGCCGCCTGGCGCAAGACGTGGCCCTGGCCGTGCAGGCCGCGCTGCTCGCGCAGACCGCGCCATCTGCCGTGTTCGGTGCCTTCTGTGATTCGCGCATTGGCGGTGAGTGGGGTCACAGCTTCGGCTCGCTGGGCGCCGGTGTCGACTTCGACGCCATACTCAACCGCGCCATGCCGCACTGA
- a CDS encoding Flp family type IVb pilin — MDKFLNATRRFLRDEEGVTAIEYGLIAALIAVVIIAGAALVGTNLNTLFGNIAACLSNPSATCFP, encoded by the coding sequence ATGGACAAATTTCTGAATGCGACGCGCCGTTTCCTGCGTGATGAAGAGGGTGTGACGGCGATTGAATACGGCCTGATTGCGGCGCTGATTGCGGTGGTGATCATTGCCGGTGCTGCCCTGGTTGGTACCAATCTGAACACCCTGTTCGGCAACATTGCTGCTTGCTTGAGCAATCCGTCCGCAACTTGCTTTCCGTAA
- a CDS encoding SDR family oxidoreductase — translation MIQDFKDKTAVLTGAGSGFGLECARIGARLGMNLVLVDVQQDALDKATAEISATGVRVLARKVDVADQAQMEALAADVEKTFGAPHFVFNNAGVGSGGLIWENSVKDWEWVLGVNLWGVVHGVRLFTPMMLAAAKKDPAWRGHIVNTASMAGLLTPPNMGIYNVSKHAVVSLTETLYQDLKLVSDQVSASVLCPYFVPTGISQSHRNKPAELADEKATQSQLIGQAMSDKAVSSGKVTAAEVAQLVFDAITADRFYIFSHPRALGNVRARMEGIVNQTNPADPFAERPEIGVQLRSALRS, via the coding sequence ATGATTCAAGACTTCAAAGACAAGACCGCCGTGCTCACCGGCGCGGGCTCGGGCTTCGGCCTGGAGTGCGCGCGCATTGGCGCCAGGCTGGGCATGAACCTCGTGCTGGTCGACGTGCAGCAGGACGCGCTGGACAAGGCCACGGCCGAGATCAGTGCCACCGGCGTGAGGGTGCTTGCGCGCAAGGTGGACGTCGCGGACCAGGCGCAGATGGAGGCGCTGGCCGCCGACGTGGAGAAGACCTTCGGAGCACCGCATTTCGTGTTCAACAACGCGGGTGTGGGCTCGGGCGGCCTGATCTGGGAGAACTCGGTGAAGGACTGGGAGTGGGTGCTGGGCGTGAACCTCTGGGGCGTGGTGCACGGCGTTCGCCTGTTCACCCCCATGATGCTGGCCGCCGCAAAGAAAGACCCGGCCTGGCGCGGCCACATCGTGAACACCGCCAGCATGGCCGGCCTGCTCACGCCTCCCAACATGGGCATCTACAACGTGAGCAAGCACGCCGTGGTGAGCCTGACCGAGACCCTGTACCAGGACCTGAAGCTGGTAAGCGACCAGGTGAGCGCGAGCGTGCTCTGCCCGTACTTCGTGCCCACCGGCATCAGCCAGAGCCACCGCAACAAGCCGGCCGAACTGGCCGATGAGAAAGCCACCCAGAGCCAGCTGATTGGCCAGGCCATGAGCGACAAGGCGGTGAGCTCGGGCAAGGTCACGGCGGCCGAGGTGGCGCAGCTGGTGTTTGACGCCATCACGGCCGACCGCTTTTATATCTTCAGCCACCCGCGCGCACTGGGGAATGTACGCGCCCGCATGGAAGGCATCGTGAACCAGACCAACCCGGCGGACCCGTTCGCCGAGCGGCCCGAAATCGGGGTACAGCTTCGGTCTGCACTTCGAAGCTGA
- a CDS encoding Flp family type IVb pilin, translating into MAFQVTPASSQKEIGVTSIEYALMAALIALAAIVGFSLLGGSQGAGWDAWSAKVVEAVAGD; encoded by the coding sequence ATGGCATTTCAAGTGACGCCAGCGAGCAGCCAGAAGGAAATCGGTGTGACCTCCATCGAGTACGCGCTCATGGCCGCATTGATAGCGCTGGCCGCGATTGTCGGTTTTTCGCTGTTGGGCGGATCGCAGGGGGCTGGATGGGATGCATGGAGCGCCAAGGTGGTCGAGGCGGTAGCCGGCGATTGA
- a CDS encoding A24 family peptidase, with amino-acid sequence MNVQLQIQVSSWQLIASCILAIALLVAIAFDARARRIPNFLVLTVLIAGLLLNAVGPQPFRVNDGLFSLTPGALGFAGSLLGGLVALMAFLPMYALRALGAGDVKLLAGVGAFAGTAAFLNIALWVLLAGGVLALARMAVVGHPRLLLNNMAAVMTGQFKPAQTLWRMPYAVAIAMGVAAHAAWVFSGRTPILNF; translated from the coding sequence ATGAACGTACAACTACAAATACAAGTTTCTTCATGGCAGCTAATTGCTTCGTGCATTCTTGCGATCGCGCTGCTTGTTGCGATTGCCTTTGATGCCCGCGCTCGCCGTATTCCCAATTTCCTGGTGTTGACAGTCCTGATCGCCGGACTGCTGCTCAATGCCGTGGGTCCGCAGCCTTTCCGGGTGAACGACGGACTTTTCTCACTCACACCAGGTGCCTTGGGTTTTGCCGGCAGCCTGCTTGGCGGGTTGGTCGCATTGATGGCCTTTCTTCCCATGTACGCCCTTCGCGCCCTGGGCGCAGGCGACGTGAAGCTGCTCGCTGGTGTGGGCGCCTTTGCCGGCACCGCGGCCTTTCTCAACATCGCCCTGTGGGTACTCCTGGCAGGTGGTGTGCTGGCCCTGGCGCGCATGGCCGTTGTGGGTCATCCCCGGCTCTTGTTGAACAACATGGCCGCCGTGATGACGGGGCAGTTCAAACCCGCGCAAACCCTCTGGCGCATGCCTTACGCCGTGGCCATCGCCATGGGCGTCGCCGCGCACGCTGCGTGGGTGTTCTCGGGGCGCACCCCGATCCTGAATTTCTGA